The Desulfobulbus propionicus DSM 2032 DNA segment CGCTTGAGTAGGCCACCTCGACTTGGCCGAACAGCTTGGCCTCCTTGATCGCCTTTTTCGCCCACACGCCAGTGTTGAGGTAGGTGGCTTTCTGGTCGGCCTTGAGCAGGTTCATCGGCACCATAAAGAACTGCGAGGAAGCGCCGCCCTGAAGAAAGAGCACCTTGTAGTTGGCGGGAATACCCATGAGTTCGCGGATCAGATTCTCGGTTTCCTCGGCCACGGCCATGAACTCCTTGGAACGATGGCTAAGCTCGATCAGGCCGATGCCCTTGTCCTTGAAATTGACGATGTCAACCGCCGCCTCCTGGAGGACGGAATAGGGCAGGGTGCCTGGGCCGGGACTGAAATTATAAATTCTCTCGGGCATTACTCTCTCCTTGATGCATGGATAATGGGCGAAAAAGATGGATTATCGGCGGATTTGCCGCAGGGCTTCATACAGAACAATACCCGCGGCCATGGCCAGATTGAGACTGCGGATATGGGGATTGGTCATCGGGATCGTCAGGCAGCGGTCACTATACAGCGTGAGAATCTCTTCGGGCAAGCCTTTTGTCTCCTTGCCGAAGATCAACCTGTCGCCGGGACAAAACCGGGCCTCGGTGTACGATCGTTTTGTTTTCGTGGTCAGAAAATGCAAATGGCGTTCATCCGCCTGCTGGAGAAAGGCATCCAGGCTGTCCCAGTGATTGATCCGCACATGGGGCCAGTAATCAAGCCCGGCCCGCTTGAGGTGTTTGTCGTCGATTTGGAAGCCAAGCGGATGGACCAGATCGAGCACCGTGTCCGTGGCCCCGCACAACCGGGCGATGGAACCGGTATTGGGCGGGATCTCCGGTTCGACGAGAACGATATGAAGAGCAGAAGAATCCATGGGCAGCATATTGAGCAGAAAGAAAAACGTTTCCGTATGTACAGAATATGGATTGATGTTGCAAATTTAAAAATACGTTTTACATTCTTTGCTCCGCTTTTCGTTGCCCCGCTCCCCGGGACCGATCCGTCCACAACGTTTTCCCCGATGACAGGCGGACAACCAGAGCGCGAAACATGCAACAATAGATGGACCGCGGTTGCCACCCCAGGCGCCATTCCATGAAACCGTTCGGATGACCACGGTTGACGCGGTCTCTGCGGCAGCCGTTGCCCCCTCCATTCATTCTTTTTTGGGATACGATCATGGCCCTTATCGTGCAAAAATTCGGTGGCACCTCGGTGGGTTCCACGGACAAAATCAAGGCTGTGGCCCAACGGGTAATCAAAAATCACCTGCAGGGCAACCGGATGGTGGTGGTCCTTTCCGCCATGTCCGGCGAAACCGATCGATTGACCGGTTTGGCCAATGCGATCCAGCGTATCCCCGACAGCCGCGAGATGGACATGCTGTTGGCCACTGGCGAACAGGTCACGGTGGCCCTGTTTGCCATGGCGATCAAGGAAGCCGGATTCGATGCCATCTCCCTGCTCGGCGATCAGGTGGCCATCCACACCGACAACATGCACACCAAGGCCCGGATCGCATCCATCGACTCGGAACTGATCGAGAAATACCTCGATCAGGGCAAGATCGTCACCATCGCCGGCTTCCAGGGCGTCACCGACCAGGGCGACATCACCACCCTGGGCCGGGGTGGCTCGGACACCACCGCCGTGGCCCTGGCCGCGGCCATGCAGGCGGATGCCTGCGAGATCTTCACCGATGTCGAGGGCGTGTACACCACCGATCCCAACATCTGCCCGCAGGCGCGCAAGATCGATCGCATCAGTTATGACGAGATGCTGGAACTGGCCAGCCTGGGTGCCAAGGTCCTGGATATCCGTTCCGTGGGCCTGGCCAAACGTTACAATGTGCCGGTGCATGTCCGTTCTACTTTTTCTGAAAATATTGGAACCTGGGTTGTCGAGGAGGAGAAAATCATGGAATCCATGCTGGTGTCCGGCATTACCTACAGCAAGAAAGAAGCTCGAATCACGATTAAAAAAGTTCCGGATCAACCTGGAATTGCGGCAAAAATATTT contains these protein-coding regions:
- a CDS encoding tRNA (cytidine(34)-2'-O)-methyltransferase, yielding MLPMDSSALHIVLVEPEIPPNTGSIARLCGATDTVLDLVHPLGFQIDDKHLKRAGLDYWPHVRINHWDSLDAFLQQADERHLHFLTTKTKRSYTEARFCPGDRLIFGKETKGLPEEILTLYSDRCLTIPMTNPHIRSLNLAMAAGIVLYEALRQIRR
- a CDS encoding aspartate kinase; this encodes MALIVQKFGGTSVGSTDKIKAVAQRVIKNHLQGNRMVVVLSAMSGETDRLTGLANAIQRIPDSREMDMLLATGEQVTVALFAMAIKEAGFDAISLLGDQVAIHTDNMHTKARIASIDSELIEKYLDQGKIVTIAGFQGVTDQGDITTLGRGGSDTTAVALAAAMQADACEIFTDVEGVYTTDPNICPQARKIDRISYDEMLELASLGAKVLDIRSVGLAKRYNVPVHVRSTFSENIGTWVVEEEKIMESMLVSGITYSKKEARITIKKVPDQPGIAAKIFLPISDAGILVDMIIQNTTDGKLTDMTFTVPRTDYDRAMDILKEVAEEIGAEAVSGDKDIAKVSIVGVGMRNHPGIASTMFQILAKEGINMMMVSTSEIKVSCIIAEKYTELAVRALHDAFALDKENLPLEEE